TCCGCAGAGGGATTCACACCATCGCAGATCCACCACATCCTCATCACCCATGGCGACCTCGACCATATCGGCGGGATGAGAGCCATCAGGCAGGCCACAGGGGCGCCCATCGTGTGCCACGCGGTGACGGGAGCCATCCTGCAGGGCCGCCTACGCCGCCCACTGGGGCTTGGCCTCCTGGGGAAGATGGCCAACCTGCCCATCCACCTCCTACTAGGGCCGATCTTTCACTGCATCCCCACAGAGGCGGACGAACTCATCGTGGACGGGACCTCCCTCCCCGGCGGGTTCCAGGCCGTCTTCACGCCAGGACACTGCCCCGGGCACACGGCTTACTACCACCCCGATGCGCGCGTCCTGATCGCGGGTGACGTCGTCCGGAACGCGAGGCGGGAGCTGGCCTCGCAACCGCCCCTCTTCACGGCCGATCCGGCCGCCGCCATTCGGGATATCGAACGGCTGGCCCGCCTGGAGGTGGAGACCCTATGCCTTGGGCACGGCGAGCCGATCCTGACAGGGGCGCAGGCCCAACTCCAGGCGCTGGCCCAAAAGCTACAAAAAACATCCCCCTGATCCTGCCGAAAGGAGATCACGGTTGACCATGAGCACGGGAACTCCCTCCCTGGATAATCCGACGCTACAGGTGATCCGCTCACACCGATCTATCCGCAAGTACAAGCCCGATCCTCTGCCACGCGAGATGATCGAAGCCATCGTGGCGGCCGCGCAACGATCGTCCACATCATCCAATCTACAAACGTACAGCGTGGTCGCGGTCACCGACGCCGAGAAGCGGGCCCAGCTGTGTGAGCTCTGCGGCG
The sequence above is a segment of the Chloroflexota bacterium genome. Coding sequences within it:
- a CDS encoding MBL fold metallo-hydrolase; translation: MRQLRDRLWWVDEVAPGAGVYVWQDAEGLILFDTGMPWHARSILSALSAEGFTPSQIHHILITHGDLDHIGGMRAIRQATGAPIVCHAVTGAILQGRLRRPLGLGLLGKMANLPIHLLLGPIFHCIPTEADELIVDGTSLPGGFQAVFTPGHCPGHTAYYHPDARVLIAGDVVRNARRELASQPPLFTADPAAAIRDIERLARLEVETLCLGHGEPILTGAQAQLQALAQKLQKTSP